The Longimicrobium sp. genome includes the window ACCATGCCCAAGGCGCGCACCCAGTCGGTCCCCTCCAACGAGGGGCTGACGGTGACGGTCGACCAGGCCGGCCAGGTGTTCATCGGCGAGGCGGCCGTGCGGCTGGACGAGTTCGAGCGGCAGTTTCCCGCGATGGTGAAGGAAAAAGGCGCCAGCAGCGTGTACCTGCGCGCGGACGATGGCGTGCCGTACGGCA containing:
- a CDS encoding ExbD/TolR family protein: TMPKARTQSVPSNEGLTVTVDQAGQVFIGEAAVRLDEFERQFPAMVKEKGASSVYLRADDGVPYGKVIRVLGLMKAADVASVGLIAEPEPGQP